In a genomic window of uncultured Flavobacterium sp.:
- a CDS encoding carbonic anhydrase family protein — protein sequence MENQLKSLVMLCAAALLIACNGETKTEKSNSNSTLKETVKPVVSHVMTKEEQTRLTPDAILQEFIEGNKRFQSGTTTVRDHSKQARKSAPGQFPKAVVLSCVDSRVPVEDVFDQGLGDIFVGRVAGNFVNEDLLGSMEFACKVSGAKLILVMGHQHCGAIKAAIDDVKLGNITAMLSKIKPAVAMSQDFNGEKTSKNDKFVKHVSENNVLYAIDQIRKKSPILKEMEDKGEIKIVGVFYNLTDGTLEFLK from the coding sequence ATGGAGAATCAATTAAAATCATTGGTAATGCTATGCGCAGCGGCACTTTTGATTGCTTGTAACGGCGAAACAAAAACAGAAAAATCAAATTCAAATTCTACCTTAAAAGAAACTGTAAAACCTGTAGTTTCTCATGTAATGACAAAGGAAGAACAAACCAGACTTACGCCTGACGCAATTTTACAGGAATTTATAGAAGGAAATAAGCGTTTTCAGAGCGGTACCACTACGGTTCGCGACCATAGTAAACAAGCCCGAAAATCGGCACCAGGACAATTTCCTAAAGCGGTTGTATTAAGTTGTGTCGATAGCCGTGTACCAGTCGAAGATGTATTTGATCAGGGTTTGGGCGATATTTTTGTGGGACGTGTAGCAGGAAATTTTGTAAACGAAGACTTATTAGGCAGTATGGAATTTGCCTGTAAGGTTTCTGGCGCAAAATTGATTTTAGTAATGGGACACCAGCACTGTGGCGCTATAAAAGCCGCAATTGATGATGTAAAATTGGGAAATATTACAGCCATGCTTTCAAAAATAAAACCTGCCGTAGCAATGAGTCAAGATTTTAATGGTGAAAAAACGTCAAAAAATGATAAATTTGTAAAACACGTTTCAGAAAACAACGTGCTTTATGCTATCGATCAAATTCGCAAAAAAAGTCCAATTCTTAAAGAAATGGAAGATAAAGGAGAAATAAAAATCGTAGGTGTGTTTTATAATTTGACAGACGGAACCCTTGAATTCTTAAAATAA
- a CDS encoding SDR family NAD(P)-dependent oxidoreductase → MSKTILITGASSGFGLMLANDLHKKGFNVIGTSREPEKYKVPFKLIRLDIDDDNSILAFKEKLSSETKQLDVLVNNAGFMITGIAEETPIDVARKQFETNFWGTVKVTNALLPYFRKQKFGQIITVSSIVGLIGPPNLSYYSASKHAVEGYFKSLRFELNSFNIKVSVVEPVWFKTNLGHNAISSTGSIPDYNIYRKKVNAATQKGLDEAESPDAVAKIITKLIGTKEPKFSNPVGKMSGMIVFLQHFAPKMFESSILKSIK, encoded by the coding sequence ATGAGCAAAACAATTTTAATCACAGGAGCATCTTCAGGTTTTGGATTGATGTTAGCAAACGATCTTCACAAGAAAGGATTTAATGTAATTGGAACCAGTCGTGAACCGGAAAAATATAAAGTTCCTTTTAAATTAATACGTCTGGATATTGATGACGATAATTCAATTCTTGCCTTTAAAGAAAAACTGTCTTCTGAAACAAAACAATTAGATGTTTTGGTTAACAATGCAGGTTTTATGATTACTGGTATTGCAGAGGAAACTCCTATAGATGTAGCCAGAAAACAATTTGAGACCAACTTTTGGGGAACTGTTAAGGTTACTAATGCATTATTACCTTATTTTAGAAAACAAAAATTTGGACAAATTATAACCGTAAGTTCTATTGTTGGTTTGATTGGACCTCCAAATTTATCGTACTATTCTGCTTCAAAACATGCAGTTGAAGGATATTTCAAATCACTTCGCTTCGAGCTAAATTCCTTTAATATTAAAGTTAGTGTTGTTGAACCTGTTTGGTTTAAAACCAATCTTGGGCACAATGCCATTTCTTCAACAGGAAGTATTCCGGATTACAATATTTACAGAAAAAAAGTCAATGCTGCTACTCAAAAAGGTTTAGACGAAGCAGAATCACCAGATGCAGTGGCAAAAATTATTACCAAATTAATTGGAACAAAAGAACCAAAATTCAGTAATCCGGTTGGAAAAATGTCTGGTATGATTGTATTCCTACAGCATTTTGCCCCAAAAATGTTTGAAAGTTCAATATTAAAAAGCATCAAATAA
- a CDS encoding DUF2490 domain-containing protein → MNKKKYVLILVFLIGSLQSVIGQNNRINTNNSIGWYNFFGTFKISEKFGIHTEYQWRRNEMITQWQQSLLRVGLNYNLNSRVQFRVGYGWIETYPYGEIPINGMGRDFTEHRIFEMVQLNHKEGIVDFSHRFMLEQRFVGRYSSINETTEDEFPLLNRMRYMIRVQVPLKGNEIKDKTPYLAFYDEIFIGFGKNVNMNVFDQNRIGILLGYRFNKNIRIEGGYLNQIVQLGRQIDGKNVFQNNNGIILNTNLNFDLTKTNKTIE, encoded by the coding sequence ATGAACAAAAAAAAATATGTATTAATTCTCGTTTTTTTAATTGGCAGTTTACAATCTGTAATCGGGCAAAATAATCGTATTAATACAAACAACAGCATTGGATGGTATAACTTTTTTGGAACATTTAAAATCTCAGAAAAATTTGGAATACATACTGAATACCAATGGCGAAGAAATGAAATGATTACCCAATGGCAGCAAAGCTTATTAAGGGTTGGATTAAATTATAACTTAAATTCAAGAGTTCAATTCCGGGTTGGTTATGGCTGGATCGAAACCTATCCTTATGGAGAAATACCTATTAATGGAATGGGCAGAGATTTTACAGAACATAGAATTTTTGAAATGGTACAACTAAATCATAAAGAAGGAATCGTTGATTTCTCGCATAGATTTATGTTAGAACAAAGATTTGTAGGCAGGTATAGTTCTATAAATGAGACAACAGAAGACGAATTTCCGTTATTGAACCGAATGCGATATATGATAAGAGTTCAGGTGCCTTTAAAAGGAAATGAAATAAAAGACAAAACGCCTTATTTAGCTTTCTATGACGAAATTTTTATTGGATTTGGAAAAAATGTAAATATGAACGTTTTTGATCAAAACAGAATTGGAATTTTATTAGGTTACAGATTTAATAAAAACATAAGAATTGAAGGAGGTTATCTAAATCAAATCGTACAGTTGGGAAGACAAATAGACGGAAAAAATGTTTTTCAAAACAATAATGGAATTATATTGAATACCAATTTAAACTTTGACCTTACGAAAACAAATAAAACCATCGAATAG
- a CDS encoding helix-turn-helix transcriptional regulator, with translation MKNQNQTITQFELSPLAKAGIIIVNMEDREIEEHDISKPHRDDHCQLMFALSGKFKLNIDFENVEFTAPALLCVFPEEVHHIIDVENPKGWMISFDPSLASKEILQLLENKIENPFLLQQESNFFQQLSILMDLIEKIQLENKNNYIQKSIHSLLNALLNLIAAELVSNISVDKEKENRSIIIKETFIKLTKEHFKIWKQPAQYAAALSISVAHLNDTVKSLTGSPVSVHIQEASILEAKRLLYFTDKNVKEVAYEVGYDEPVYFGKLFKKVTNLTPLEFRKKFRD, from the coding sequence TTGAAAAATCAAAACCAAACTATTACACAATTTGAACTTTCGCCTCTTGCCAAGGCAGGAATTATTATTGTGAATATGGAAGATCGGGAAATTGAAGAACACGATATCTCGAAACCACACCGGGACGATCACTGTCAATTGATGTTCGCTTTAAGCGGAAAATTCAAATTAAATATTGATTTTGAAAATGTCGAATTTACTGCTCCAGCCTTGCTTTGTGTATTTCCGGAAGAAGTTCATCATATTATAGATGTCGAAAATCCAAAAGGATGGATGATCAGTTTTGATCCGTCGTTGGCCAGTAAAGAAATATTGCAGCTTCTGGAAAATAAAATCGAAAATCCCTTTTTACTTCAGCAAGAATCTAATTTCTTTCAGCAGCTGAGTATTCTCATGGATTTAATAGAAAAAATACAGTTAGAAAATAAAAACAACTACATTCAAAAAAGTATTCATTCTTTATTGAATGCACTTTTAAACCTCATTGCCGCTGAACTCGTTTCAAATATCTCTGTTGATAAAGAGAAGGAAAACCGCAGTATTATAATTAAGGAGACATTTATAAAATTAACCAAAGAGCATTTTAAAATCTGGAAACAACCCGCACAATACGCTGCGGCACTTTCAATTTCCGTGGCTCACCTAAATGATACCGTAAAATCGTTAACCGGAAGTCCGGTATCGGTTCATATTCAGGAAGCTTCTATTTTAGAAGCCAAAAGATTACTGTATTTTACAGATAAAAATGTCAAGGAAGTAGCTTATGAAGTGGGTTATGACGAACCGGTTTATTTTGGAAAACTTTTTAAAAAAGTAACAAACCTCACTCCTCTTGAATTTCGGAAAAAATTCCGTGATTAG
- a CDS encoding cysteine hydrolase family protein, whose amino-acid sequence MNKALLLIDIQKEYFENGALELVNPIAASENAKKLLEHFRKENGTIVHVQHISGEGSPIFVSGTKGVEIHENVKPLEGEKVITKQFPNSFRETDLLEYLQSKEITHLVIAGMMTHMCIDAGTRAAVDFGFECTVIGDACATMNLQINGNDVKAADVHNAFLAALEFFYAKITTTEDYLLL is encoded by the coding sequence ATGAATAAGGCATTATTATTAATTGATATACAGAAAGAATATTTTGAAAATGGAGCTTTAGAACTTGTAAATCCTATTGCTGCAAGTGAAAACGCCAAGAAACTATTGGAGCATTTTAGAAAAGAAAATGGGACTATTGTTCATGTTCAGCACATATCCGGAGAAGGTTCTCCAATTTTTGTTTCAGGTACAAAAGGGGTAGAAATTCATGAAAATGTAAAACCGCTGGAAGGAGAGAAAGTAATTACCAAACAATTTCCTAATAGTTTTAGAGAGACTGATTTATTGGAATATCTTCAGTCAAAGGAAATAACACATTTGGTAATCGCGGGAATGATGACTCATATGTGCATTGACGCGGGTACAAGAGCTGCAGTTGACTTTGGATTTGAATGTACTGTAATTGGAGATGCCTGCGCTACAATGAATCTTCAAATAAATGGTAATGACGTCAAGGCTGCAGATGTTCATAATGCATTTTTGGCGGCATTAGAATTCTTTTACGCAAAAATCACCACAACAGAAGATTATTTGCTTTTGTAA
- a CDS encoding putative quinol monooxygenase: MKNKVITNAALKINPEFIEEVLPLAIETKAHILLEEGCENFVLMRKTEEPNTIVIFAIYTSKETYDWHLEQDYIKRFFTFLNGKLIAPPELTYLEEI; the protein is encoded by the coding sequence ATGAAGAATAAAGTCATAACAAATGCCGCACTTAAAATTAATCCAGAGTTCATCGAGGAAGTGCTTCCGCTTGCAATTGAAACAAAAGCTCATATTTTACTCGAAGAAGGATGTGAAAATTTTGTTCTAATGCGAAAAACCGAAGAGCCAAATACCATAGTAATTTTTGCGATTTATACTTCAAAAGAAACGTATGACTGGCATTTGGAACAAGATTATATCAAACGCTTTTTTACTTTTCTAAACGGAAAGCTTATTGCACCGCCAGAATTGACCTATCTTGAAGAAATTTAA
- a CDS encoding helix-turn-helix domain-containing protein → MKNYKTISELYTSNGFPPPENPLLGLVTFEELQGCTFAETEFTMDFYKIALKKVKSGTILYGKTKYDHDNGSMAFVKPGQRITMSDIELTEKGFMIYIDEDFLVNINLYSEIKKYGFFDYEVNEALHLSPKEEETIWDLFYKIKLEYYNNQDDFSKDIMLTHIDSILKYSQRYYKRQFLNRATLSGTIITRFTEILKLYFESGKLQKEGLPTVKYMASKLSLSARYLSDLLKQETGKTALEHIHISLVAEAKNLLVSTDNTVAETAYQLGFENPPYFSRLFKKEVGLTPTEYRGQFLN, encoded by the coding sequence ATGAAAAACTATAAAACGATAAGCGAGCTTTATACCTCAAACGGATTTCCGCCTCCGGAAAATCCTCTGCTTGGGCTGGTAACTTTTGAAGAATTGCAAGGATGCACATTTGCTGAAACAGAATTCACAATGGATTTTTATAAAATAGCTTTAAAAAAAGTAAAATCAGGCACTATTTTATACGGAAAGACGAAATATGATCATGACAATGGCTCGATGGCTTTTGTAAAACCTGGTCAGAGAATTACAATGAGTGACATTGAACTTACCGAAAAAGGCTTTATGATTTATATCGATGAAGATTTTTTAGTGAATATAAACCTTTATTCCGAAATTAAAAAATATGGCTTTTTTGATTATGAAGTTAATGAAGCCTTGCATTTATCACCTAAAGAAGAAGAAACTATCTGGGATTTATTCTATAAAATAAAATTGGAATATTACAACAATCAGGATGACTTCAGCAAAGATATTATGCTCACTCATATCGATTCAATTCTAAAATATTCGCAGCGTTACTACAAGAGACAGTTTTTAAACAGAGCCACGCTATCAGGAACAATTATTACCAGATTTACGGAGATTCTTAAATTATATTTTGAAAGTGGAAAGCTTCAAAAAGAAGGATTGCCGACCGTAAAATATATGGCATCAAAATTATCTTTATCTGCAAGATATTTAAGTGATCTATTGAAACAGGAAACAGGCAAAACAGCTTTAGAACACATTCATATTTCTTTGGTCGCTGAGGCTAAAAATCTATTGGTGAGCACAGATAATACTGTAGCAGAAACAGCCTATCAATTAGGATTTGAAAACCCACCTTATTTTTCAAGATTATTCAAAAAAGAAGTCGGATTGACTCCAACAGAATATCGTGGACAATTTTTGAACTAA
- a CDS encoding helix-turn-helix transcriptional regulator — METVKFHKTECGVEMLLNVLHGDMLSERYLERDTYNTDFFEILLFKTAKGSLILNQQKINITDNTIVFISPFQKRQWTLEKEGLDYTALVFQENFLNDFFSDKFFTYRLLYFYQLNYPLNISIEKEELQKALDKLMEIKSELVNSKTDSIHIIRSLTYYLLLKFNRIYADKNNLSIDRAENNFGYQFKQLLEIHIRQKQRIDYYADLLNVSRITINNCVKKQFNVTATELLKQRLLFEIKNDLIHSGKTIAEIAYDLQFSEPGHMMRFFKTQTGITSSQFLSDYQNGIFS; from the coding sequence ATGGAAACAGTTAAATTTCATAAAACAGAATGTGGCGTTGAAATGCTTCTCAATGTATTACATGGCGATATGCTGAGTGAGAGATATTTGGAACGCGATACTTACAATACTGATTTTTTTGAAATATTGCTTTTTAAGACTGCCAAAGGATCCTTAATTTTAAATCAACAGAAAATCAATATAACAGATAATACGATTGTTTTTATTTCTCCTTTTCAAAAAAGGCAATGGACTTTGGAGAAAGAAGGATTGGATTATACTGCTCTGGTTTTTCAGGAAAATTTTCTTAATGATTTTTTTTCGGACAAATTCTTTACGTATCGGCTTCTTTATTTTTATCAATTGAATTATCCCTTAAATATTAGTATTGAAAAGGAAGAACTTCAAAAAGCGCTTGACAAACTTATGGAAATCAAATCTGAACTTGTCAATAGCAAAACAGACAGTATTCATATTATACGATCTCTTACTTATTACCTGCTTTTGAAGTTCAACAGAATTTATGCTGATAAAAACAATCTTTCAATTGATAGGGCAGAAAATAACTTTGGTTACCAATTCAAACAGTTATTGGAAATACATATCAGACAGAAACAGCGTATTGACTATTATGCCGATTTATTAAATGTGAGCAGGATTACAATTAACAATTGTGTAAAAAAGCAGTTTAATGTTACCGCAACAGAACTCTTAAAACAGAGACTGCTTTTTGAAATAAAGAATGACCTGATACATTCCGGAAAAACTATTGCTGAGATAGCCTATGATCTTCAATTTTCGGAACCCGGACATATGATGCGATTTTTCAAAACGCAAACAGGAATAACCAGCAGCCAGTTCCTTTCAGATTACCAAAATGGTATATTTTCATAG
- a CDS encoding MATE family efflux transporter, whose translation MFKQYKSNKIYYQSTITLAGPVVISQLGHTLVQTFDTIIIGHYAGTISLAAVSLVHSVFMVVLVIGLGVAYGLTPLIAQENGKSNFKECAELLSNSLWLNVAAAIFLFLIVYYGSMFAMQHADQDPQVVETAKPYLLILSLSILPLMIFQTFKQFAEGLGFTKQAMSITIWGNVLNVIIAVILVKGMFGIEPMGVQGVGIATLIDRVLMMLVMMWYVLRSENFRVYIKHFAVKFVDFSKILKVVKIGLPVAMQYVFEIGVFAVAALMAGNIGATEQAAHQTAITLAAMTYMMAGGIASAATIKVGNSFGNQNYKRLQKFAYASYHLVIIFMMFFAVIFTLFNQYLPYLITNDASVVALAAHLLIIAALFQLFDGTQVVGLGTLRGMGDVNVPTLITFVAYWLIGLPVAYVLGIYFDGGVKGIWYGLTLGLLTSSALLYLRFRYVINKVLEK comes from the coding sequence ATGTTCAAACAATACAAATCCAATAAAATATATTACCAAAGTACAATAACACTAGCAGGACCTGTTGTAATTTCACAATTAGGTCATACTCTGGTGCAGACTTTTGATACCATTATCATAGGGCATTATGCCGGAACTATATCTTTGGCGGCAGTTTCTCTCGTTCATTCTGTTTTCATGGTCGTTTTGGTAATTGGATTAGGCGTTGCCTACGGATTGACACCTTTAATTGCGCAGGAAAATGGAAAATCAAATTTTAAGGAATGTGCTGAGCTTCTGTCAAACAGTTTATGGCTTAATGTAGCCGCTGCAATTTTTCTTTTTTTAATAGTATATTATGGTTCTATGTTTGCGATGCAACATGCAGATCAGGATCCTCAGGTTGTAGAAACAGCAAAACCTTACTTGCTTATTTTAAGTTTATCTATTCTGCCTTTAATGATATTTCAGACTTTTAAACAATTTGCCGAAGGGCTGGGTTTTACAAAACAAGCAATGTCCATAACGATATGGGGAAATGTACTAAATGTAATTATTGCAGTTATTCTGGTAAAAGGAATGTTTGGAATTGAGCCAATGGGAGTTCAAGGAGTAGGAATTGCAACATTGATCGATAGGGTTTTAATGATGCTTGTTATGATGTGGTATGTACTTCGTTCAGAGAATTTTAGGGTTTATATAAAACATTTCGCTGTTAAGTTTGTTGATTTTTCAAAAATTCTAAAAGTGGTAAAAATAGGATTGCCTGTGGCGATGCAGTATGTTTTTGAAATTGGAGTATTTGCAGTTGCAGCTTTAATGGCTGGCAATATAGGCGCAACGGAACAGGCTGCTCATCAAACAGCAATAACTCTTGCGGCAATGACTTATATGATGGCAGGAGGAATTGCATCGGCGGCAACTATTAAGGTCGGAAATAGTTTCGGAAATCAAAACTACAAAAGACTCCAGAAGTTTGCTTATGCATCTTACCATTTAGTTATCATTTTTATGATGTTCTTTGCGGTAATTTTTACACTCTTTAATCAATATCTACCTTACTTAATAACAAATGATGCAAGTGTTGTAGCGCTCGCTGCACATTTATTGATAATTGCTGCGCTATTTCAGCTCTTTGATGGTACACAGGTTGTTGGACTGGGAACACTAAGAGGAATGGGAGATGTAAACGTTCCTACTTTGATAACCTTTGTCGCTTATTGGCTTATTGGTCTGCCTGTGGCTTATGTTTTAGGAATTTATTTCGATGGAGGAGTAAAGGGAATCTGGTACGGTTTGACTCTGGGATTGTTGACATCATCTGCCTTACTGTATTTAAGATTTAGATATGTGATAAATAAAGTTTTGGAAAAATAA
- a CDS encoding alkaline phosphatase D family protein, whose protein sequence is MENNNDLGRRRFLRNSLLVAGGVFIAPLIESCNNDDNTDNSGAPDGMKNEGFETGVASFDPTEKGVIIWTRYSTGSDAEITWELSKDASFSEVTRKGQVGASSTNDFTIAVDVQNIPSNTKYYYRFYNAKTKQVTFTGETRTLPSKTDIVNDVKMAVVSCSNFPAGLFNVYGAIASSDADVVVHLGDYIYEYAPGQYGTNPFTNALGREHKPAREILNLSDYRERYRQYRGDKNLQLLHQKKPFICVWDDHEFANDTYKSGAENHQPSEGDFQMRKMAAFQAYSEYIPLKTGKDLRIYRSFNFGTILSLYMMDTRVIARDKQMSYADYIDNSGNFDQTKFRTDLLSPSRKLIGSEQMTWLGSQINADTAKWKVLGQQILMTKMLIPAELLLLLNQILAEVGQLGSAQPATMQALVNTISQLVVIKMRHKQNDPSLTAQEIARVTTTLPYNLDAWDGYFVEREQLYAMLSGKNVVVLAGDTHNAWLGKLTDMQGNHIGTEIACSSVSSPGLEAYLGITSDPSKAVELAQAFTVLIDDLEYANLYKRGYTYLKFTASSSEAEWRFVDSVTTDTITTVTEKKYTIA, encoded by the coding sequence ATGGAAAATAACAATGATTTAGGCAGAAGAAGGTTTCTTAGAAATTCTTTATTGGTTGCTGGAGGAGTTTTCATCGCTCCACTTATTGAAAGCTGCAACAACGATGACAATACGGATAACAGCGGTGCGCCAGACGGAATGAAAAATGAAGGGTTTGAGACAGGAGTAGCCAGTTTTGATCCTACTGAAAAAGGAGTGATTATCTGGACAAGATATTCAACAGGTTCAGATGCTGAAATTACCTGGGAGTTAAGTAAGGATGCCTCATTTTCTGAAGTAACAAGAAAAGGGCAGGTGGGAGCATCTTCTACAAATGATTTTACAATCGCGGTAGATGTTCAGAACATTCCTTCTAACACAAAATATTATTATAGATTTTATAATGCCAAAACCAAACAAGTAACTTTTACGGGAGAAACAAGAACGCTGCCGTCTAAAACAGATATTGTAAATGATGTAAAAATGGCAGTTGTTTCCTGTTCTAATTTTCCGGCAGGACTTTTCAATGTTTATGGAGCGATTGCTTCTTCAGATGCCGATGTAGTAGTTCATCTTGGAGATTATATTTATGAATATGCGCCGGGACAGTATGGAACAAATCCTTTTACCAACGCATTAGGCAGAGAACATAAACCAGCAAGAGAGATTCTAAACCTCAGCGATTACAGAGAACGATACAGACAATATAGAGGAGATAAAAATCTTCAGCTTTTGCATCAGAAAAAACCTTTTATATGTGTTTGGGATGATCATGAGTTTGCTAACGATACTTATAAATCCGGTGCAGAAAACCATCAGCCGTCTGAAGGAGATTTTCAGATGAGAAAAATGGCTGCTTTTCAAGCTTATAGCGAATACATTCCACTAAAAACAGGAAAAGACCTTAGAATTTACAGAAGTTTTAATTTCGGTACTATTCTTTCCCTTTATATGATGGATACCAGAGTAATTGCAAGAGATAAGCAAATGAGTTATGCTGATTATATTGATAATAGCGGAAATTTTGACCAGACAAAATTTAGAACAGATCTTTTAAGCCCAAGCAGAAAATTAATTGGAAGCGAACAAATGACTTGGTTAGGATCACAGATCAATGCAGATACTGCTAAATGGAAAGTGTTAGGTCAACAGATCTTAATGACAAAAATGCTTATTCCTGCAGAGTTGTTGCTGCTTTTGAACCAAATTTTAGCAGAAGTTGGTCAATTAGGAAGCGCACAACCGGCAACCATGCAGGCTCTTGTTAATACAATCTCTCAACTTGTTGTTATTAAAATGAGACATAAACAAAACGATCCTTCTTTGACTGCTCAGGAAATTGCGAGAGTTACCACAACTTTGCCATACAATCTGGATGCCTGGGATGGTTATTTTGTAGAAAGAGAACAATTGTATGCGATGCTTTCCGGAAAAAATGTTGTGGTTTTAGCAGGCGATACTCATAATGCATGGTTGGGTAAACTTACCGATATGCAGGGAAATCATATAGGAACTGAAATAGCTTGTAGTTCTGTTTCGTCTCCAGGATTGGAAGCTTATCTTGGAATTACCTCAGATCCATCAAAAGCGGTAGAGTTAGCACAGGCATTTACAGTATTGATTGATGATTTAGAATATGCAAATTTGTATAAAAGAGGTTATACGTATCTTAAATTTACAGCATCATCTTCTGAAGCTGAATGGAGATTTGTTGATAGTGTAACAACTGACACGATCACTACTGTTACAGAAAAAAAATATACTATAGCATAA